tatttgtgtttatttcttacaaaaagataaacatgttgatgtcTGCACTAAGGGGGTGCACAAATTTTTTGCCCAATAAcctttttcttaattttcatGACGTATGGATGTATAAAAAGAAGGATACCCACGAGTGTTTCTggggaaaaacacaactttataacTTGTGCACAGAGGAAATTTCTAGCTCCTGCAGAACAGAACTTTTTAgcttgttttcactgatttagGTGAAACTGGATCAATTTCTGTtgtcctctggctgctctgGCTCAACTTTGCACAGATCGCTTAACTTGTTGCCAAATCAAATAGCGCTCTGCCAGCCGCTTCatgtgaactttaaaaaaaaataaaaaaataaaaaatgtcttacaGTACAGTTTTGAGATATCCATACCTTACTTGACTGTTTCCATTTTACGCAACTTAATACTTACACTTAACTACACTTTGGagaaaatattgtactttttagtCCACTACATTATTACTGACTTGTGACTAATCATATAGTACTGTGGGTGGGATACTGAGTGGTGATCACAGATAAGAAGCTGGCTGCATCAGacccaaagcagcacatttaatttattttcacagcaattggacaaaaaacaaaaacaattcatcaCTCAAtaggaaaaatgctgaatatagATCCAGTCTATCCCTAACATCTAGATATGTATTGGTCAGTACCACTTAAGGAAATTTTCATAGTCTCACTGTGATAcatgttttctgatatttattgttgttttgtgtatgtttttttttttgtttttttttttttttatcagggtTGATAACTCTGAAGATCCGGTCTATGAGAGTCTGGAAGAATTCCATGTATTTGTGCTGGCCCACGTGTTGCGCAGGCCAATTGTAGTGGTGGCTGACACGATGCTGAGAGACTCGGGAGGAGAAGGTAGACTAACTACATCTTGCCTCCATCCTCTACATTACAGTAGAATAAGCACCGGACCATCTGACGCTAGATGTGGTGTTCTAACTGTATTCCAGCGTTTGCTCCCATCCCGTTCGGAGGGCTCTATCTGCCTCTGGAGGTGCCTCCGAGCCGCTGTCACTGCTCCCCTCTGGTCCTTGCCTACGATCAGGCTCACTTCTCCGCACTGGTGTCCATGGAGCAGAGAGACCAGCAGCGAGAGCAAGGTAGGCGATCGTACATCGTCACACTCAcgctcacattcacactgattttaaattctttatttttgaaaagagaCAATCTATCAATCACACAAATGTGACCCTTCATGCACCTGAGTTAGGTGAACCATCAGTGTTCAGTGGCAGCGCATTCACCTGATGTTAATGGTCATCATATAACGAGTAAAATAATAGATAAAAACACTTTTCGTAAAGCCAGTTGGCATCCACAGATTGACGTATGAGGTAGAAATAATTTCTTgactttttgctctttttctggCTGCTGTAATGTTCAATagtcagaggaggaagtcagatcTTTTACTTAGTTAAATGTAGCATTGCCACAGTGCAGAGGAAGTATTATGTTACTAGTAAAGGCCTGCATTCAAATGTGTGCTACTGAGCAAAAGTACCAAAGTAAAGATAATTTTAAAGCACCAAAAGTAAAGAATAGAAACACTTAGCAGAATTTCCCATCTCAgtataatgtatatattatattactGTAGTGATTCTTTGATGTGTACGTCACGTTAATGTTGCAGTTGTTGAACTTTCTTACTGTATATGTGACACGAGGCTTGTAAATTCCACCAAGGGATCAAAAAAGTTTtatctaaaacaaacaactaaaacaaTACATCGAAATTGATTTGTTGATTAcaattttaattattaatctgAATCCacaaagtaactagtaagtAAAGGTGTTGAATACATGTTGtgtagtaaaaagtacaatatttgccccCTCTAACTCAAGTGGTGTACATGAGGTGAGTAAAGTCGTGGTAATTAGCGTCAATGAATTTGTAAGAAGGCCCCCGTAATTCCTCTTAAGATGCTGATTAACATTATTAGGAGTTAATAAGACTGTGTAAGCGTTAATAATGGCATCATAAACATGTTCATTGTTGTATTATAAGACATTTATAAGCACTAAACTTTGTTGACAGTTTACATACTGCTTAAGAGCATTAATGATGTTAcctaataaaaacattataaaaacacaataattaaGTTTAAATGTGACCATATTTGTAATACACATATTCTGAGTCATAATGTGcaaaaaatcttttttacaaaaataagaaTGTCATTGCGCGCAGACACTGGATTGCACAGGGGACACACAGAGATCACACAGGTTGGTTGTAATTATAAGGTAGCAGTAAATGGAAGAACTTTAGTACAAGTGCCTCAAACTGTACTTAAGTTCAGTGCCTGAGGAAATGCAATTGGTTTTACTATTAGCAATAGTTAAGTTATGTAATAGTTAGACAGCCTTTTGCTTTTAACTTGGGTAGATGCGGAATGAGGCCGAGTAGTCTGCCTGTCCTGCTGTAGGTGAATAATGTATGAGACAGCCGTCTAATTACCTGTGATCCATTATTAAAACGGGCTGGGTGGCAGCAGGAAGTGGGGAGTGGCCAACATGGAGGGGAAAGTGGCAGCAGGCTCCTTCCTCATGACTTTTTGAGCTTTGACCAAATCATGCAAGCCCGTATGTGACTGTATGTCCACATTTTTCCATCTGGAGTCACTCTTGGTCAAATTTAGTCTGTTCCAGGTTGTGCGTCTGTTTCTGCATAGGACTCTGACATGGCGCCGTGTGGAACGTATTGATCATTCCCTTTGTGTTGAGTGACTcttgattttgtgttgttttttttcgctCGCTCGGATGCCAGCGTTCCCACTCCGGATGCGTTGCTTATTCTCAAGGTCAGAGTAATCCTCACATGGAGTTCCTTTAATTGACAAATAGAGAGGATCTCCTTGACAACCAGTCTTAGTAGTCACAGCACTCTTCTGTATCTGACTCAGTGGGTGGAACTCTCTTGTCATTTGCGTGGGAAGCCGGCCaactctgtttctttttctcactctcaaGTACAAATGCACTTGCGCAaactgtttctttcttcctctctcggtcttcctccttctcttgtACTTTTCCGAGTGCGTAAGGTCCTATTCTCAGGCCCGCAGACACCAACCTAGCTATTAAGTCTGGGTAGGaccactgcagacagacagatgattACTAACCTGCCATCCCTGCCCTGAAGTGTTCCCCTTTTATGCATCAAAGCCAGCCTATGTAACTATCCAGCACTCCCACTGTAGTTTGTTTTAGTGTGGCAGAGGAGGTGGTTTCTCTTTTTCGTCCACCAGATGGTGCATATGTCCAAAGAACTGTAGCAGTAGAGCTCGATCACAACACCACTGCATGACTGTACTTTTTCATTCTGGTACACTGTGTCCTGTGATAGGATCAGAGTGCGTTTTGTCTGCAGTCTCTCTCCAGGATGTTATGAAAACGCTTGTGTGCGTAGCTTGGCGCGTCGGTTTTTCATCCGATGAATCATATTGCGCAGCAGTGATACAGTGTGCAGCTTCTGTTGTGCTTTTCTGGGTGCAAGGGGTGTcgatttcagttttatttgtttgcaattTCTCTTGTATTTCTGCATTTGGCTGAACAGatgccagacagacagacagacagacagacaggcggacagaGGGTCAGACGGACAGACCTAATCTTCCACTGCCAATTAGGGCAGAGTAGCCCCAGCCGGCCCCTAAGCCCTGACCACATCGCCACATATGGGCAGAGTCCCGGGCTGCAAACCAAACCCTTCTCTCCTGACAGTCGGGCCAATGTGCGCTGGTCTCAGGTGGAGGCTCGCTCTCAGCTCCCCCGCCCCCGGCATGGCGCAGAGCATCCGAGAGGCCgttggctctgtgtgtgttcaggtgccAGAGGCTGAGTTAGAATACTGGCTCTTTCTTCAGCTCTGTATGGAAGATTATAGCAAAGTCCACCCCCCCACCCGCTAGTAACCTGAATCTaaatcacactgacacatcacGCCACTGCCCCTTTAATGGCCTGCGTGTGTGACTGTATAGATGCCGaatgttggggaaaaaaaaaaaaacaaggggagGGGTGACTAAAGTCAGAGGTTATTGCTGAgaatcaaaactttttttctttctgagtgGTTTTTATTGGTAAGGTAGTCAGGTGACCCCGGGTTTGTTTTCTATCAGCCCCactgctgctcacctgctgtGTAATAATGACTGGCTCCTCCGTAGACGCCCGCTGGCTTGTCTTTTATCAGCTTGTTTGTGCTCCCGTGGTTAAACGACGTATGAGTGGAACTGGCcctcgaggaaaaaaaaaaactctggagCTATTTCAAGCTCTGGTCCCGATAACCAAAACACTTCCAGGTTTTCTTTGGCATCCCCTCATCAACCCTCTCACACCCATTTGAATGGAGGACTTTTACACCTTCTACACAAAGACCACCTACATAACAGTGCAGCTCTGGACAGGTTTCACTTCTCCATCTAGTAAAGACACCCAGTGTATTACATCTCATGCAGTCAGCGTAATTAATCCAATATGGGCGATGAGGATTAAAATGCtatttgttgtggtttttatgTGTTGCTCCAAATGCAATGCTCTTGTAATTACCACCCTGGTTCCGCTGTTAAAaatctgtggagaaaaaaaaaggcccaggCTTGTTTATATGCATGACTGCTGTTTACTCTGGTGAATTGGGCCCTTTAAGTCTGCAGCTGTGCAGAGTGACCAAAGTCAGGAATTCAAATTTGTGCATTTTCCAGACAGTACAAATTGTTCTTGAATCgcaaaacagaggaaacattGGCTCAGTGTTGCCGCTGTGAATCGAAGCTTGTAATGGGTGACTTTGTCCTCAGAAAGGGAGTCAAAGAGGCGAATCTTCTCCCTTTCTGCCCTCATCACACAAGGCTTGAAGCACTTGACGTGATCATATTGCGCAAATTGAGAAAAGACATTTATGTCCAGTCCGATCATGTTATTAAATGCTCAGAGAGGTTATCTGCCtcatttcaaacagctgcttcctCGCAGGTTACACCCGAGTTTCCTCCCCGCTCTCCCTGTCTGCATCCCTGCGAATCAAAGATGCAAAGTGAGCAGGGCGAGGCGGGCGGGTGAGCAGCTATGTTGCTGAGTACACAGCTCGCATACCACAGAGGGCTATGATGTCATCCATGCATAAGCTATGGGAATCGGTCATTCAAGGACAACAAAACAGGGTTGCCAACAGGGATCGTAAATACATTACAGCACACTTTAGTCCCCCAGAGCTCAATTGGCAGTGTTGAGGCTCTGAATCTGGACCGGGCCCAAGCGGGAACAACAgcgcttacacacacacacacacacacacacacacacacacacacacacacatatacacacacagcactttGGAATGGCGAGAGAAAAGGAGGACAGCTGCATCGTGGGAGCCGGGACGCCACCTCACAGAcctcagctgcctgctgcatgACCCGAGTGGGAACTGAGTGGGAGCTGGTCCACTGTCCTCTGTTCgcccgtgtgtgtttgtgattatgactgaatttttcTGGGCAGGAGTGTTTTAGGAAAGAGTTGCCTTCAAGAAaacctctctcttttctccttcccaGTTTTCAGAGTTGCCATGCCACCAGTGTCATTACAGTGGCCTCTGTGGGCACAGGCGTGAGtcatgcctctttttttttttttttttaggtagaAGGTGTAAAATGCATGGTAATTTGCAGGTGTGACGCAAAAGCAGCCTTGACATTTTCGGCTGGACGGAGCCTGGTCCGTCAGCAGCTATATAAGTGATATATTTACTCAGCTGATGGAATTTGTTTGCTGAGCAGCTAATGGTGTCAGATATAAATAAGTGATCATCTCAGAAGTGCTAATGTAGGCGTGGCCGCACACTAATTCTGTTTCAAGAGCACAAGGCCATCACCACAATGCTGCACTAGCACTATTTTTGACACTTAACATCATGGGTCACGTACTTTGCACCCACACAGAGGTGCtcgaaaagaaacacaaaaaggagAGAGTTCGGCCTGCAGTGTCATCGGGGACACAGAGGGAGGCCCTTGCTGCCGCTGGTGTCTGTGTCTCCGTGAAGCCTGCAGAGCTGAGCAGCCTATTGGCAGCGGAAGAATTGATGAGGATGGGAGGAGACTGTCTTCCATCTGGGGCTGACAGCGAAGGCTGGAATGTCCTCGGCCCGAACAGCCTGCCTCTCGCTGCTGTCATGTGGACAACAGCCCCCACACACTAGGTAGCCCGAGGAGAGCTGTCATGCGGGCCAGTGGGGTCGAGCTAGTCCTCCTCGCGCTGTTGTTTTGAAAGGCAGCCATGCACTCATCATACTACAACACGTACACGCCCGCACTGTGCACATACTGTAAGCACGCCTCCCACGAGAGGAAGCCCGGGTGggtgtctgttttgtgttctgAGTCCAGTGATTAATGTTGAAAACCTCTTCCTGCTTGTAAGTAGCTGATCCTATCAGCGGGCTATGAATGAAATTATTTCAGCGCTCCTGCTCTTATTCTGTACTGCTGCGTCTGATCGCGCTATATTACTAAACTAAATCATCATCTACGGTCCAGACCAACTGTAGAGCTATCTGTTCAATGTAAATCTCATCATGTCAAGGTCAGTAGTAGTGCTAATATTAGCACAGAGGCTGTTCCAGTTTAGCACAACAAGGGTCCtggttgtcttgtttttgtagATCTGGCATTCATTCTTCTTGGTTAATGAAAAGACTGGACTGGAAGAAACATagacagcttttaaaaaacacccTTGGTTAGCCAAACTTATTTGCAACTGAGTTCTAGACATGGCAACACAGTTTACAGATTTACTTTCCATTTTAACTTTGACCAACAGAGTTGCAGTGTTGTGAGGACACAAAGGTCACACTTATTTATAAGTAAAGACATTGTGTTGAAACATTATTTGAGGTGTGAGAGTCACTCACACAATTAGTACTTGAGCAAAAGGTAAATTGTACATAATGTTtattgtacatgtgtgtttacttCCTATATGCTATGAGTTGACTCATTATTGTCCTTGATGAACCTTATTGGATCTGATATATCTggggattgtttttttgtttttttttgtttaagttaCTTAATTTGCATGTAATCTGCGGAGTGACTAGTAACTAAAGTCATCAAATACATGTAATAGTGTATCACATTCCTCATCACGAATGCGCtgaaagacaggaaacagtagaaagcagcacGGACCCCAGTGTCTGCGCTACACTGGCTACTTTTCTTTGACTTCGGTCTCTCCTTTAAACTCAGTGCCAACTGAACAGATGAGTTTAAGTGCTGTTTGAACAAAGACAGATGTAAAAGTCTTTACACTCCCAGCATCCAGAACTTCAACCCGCGTTACAGCGTCACTCCAGAAAATGTGTGGCGGGGGGGTGGATTAGTGTGTCCACCTGGGTGTCAtttttccatccctcctccagTGTACTTTGCCACTAAAGGGGAAGGCCAGATGTtagtatgtgtttttttgtctagtTTAATAGGTGTACCAGTAGCTTTCAGCCAGTTGTAgcaaaccacattttttttcccttgattATCTTCTTAAATGTTATAAATACGTTTCCACTTGACGAACGACACAAGCGCAGAAGCTACCCAGGACATGGGGCGGTCAGTGTTACAAAAGAACCAATCAAGCTGAAGCTTTAGAGAGCCACTGAGCCTCTTCCCTGTCTGGATGACTCAGTAGGAGTGACACTCACTGGTCACGGTTGCCTCTCTACTTAAAAAATAGATGGCAGATAGAACACAGACATGTCACCCTCACTGATAGGCATCTGGGATAATGAACGTGGCATTATTCTAGTGTGTCATTATGGCGTCACTTCAGCTCTGACACCATGGCGGTCTTGAGAGGGAAAACGCGTGGCGTGCAAACGTAGCGTTCCAGTGGTAAAGCCTGTCCAAACTAACCTTCTGATAATCTCATCTCTTCCAGCTGTTATCCCTTTGACCGACTCGGAACACAAGCTGCTGGCACTCCATTTTGCCGTGGACCCTGGTCGGGACTGGGAGTGGGGGAGGGACGACAACGATAATACCAAGCTAGCCAAGTAAGTCCCGTATAGTATATCACGGGGTGTTGATACTTATCAACGGAGCTCACACAGAGGCGCTGATTATTAAGGCAGGGCGAGAGGGTAAAAACCGCAGGCGAAGGCAGTTCTGTTGGTCTGCCCACAAGGCTGCATGTGGGGGATTTAACTCTGATTATAGGCTCCGGGCTCAGGTCACATCAAagagtgagcagagagagaacaaattGTGAGTCACGTCAGTCATCCATAGGGTTTTCCCAGGAACGGCCTCACTAAAGCAGCAACACCCTCTCTGAGTTTAGCAAAGAGTTTATGTAAGGGTTTCTGTTTCACATTCCTGTCAGTCAGGGGGTTAGATTATCCTCTAACAAGCTGCAGTGTGAACAGTACAGATGTACAGAAAAGAGATGCTCAAACCACTTCACTAATACCACCCCTTGTATATTACCCTTAATGCATTGCAGGCGTGGTTCGGCTCTGGAAAATGTCATGAGCAGAGCCATAAATGTGCTTCATACGCCATTAGGTTTTAGTGAAATTGTCTGTTGCATGTCAGCTGCGTTGTACCGCCGCTTGTTGTTAATTATGTCTGCATCTTTCCCGCAGTCTCATCTTGTCCCTGGAGGCCAAACTCAACCTGCTGCACAACTACATGAATGTAACGTGGATCCGAATTCCATCTGAAACAAGGGTAACTTGTTCTCACGCATGTGTCTTGTTCGTCATGGTGGGTTTAGCTCTGGAGAGGCTCCTCCGTGCCAGATGTTATTGAAACCGCCAGTTCAGTCAATcaattttatttactgtcagagTCCAATAATCTCAGGCATTCATGTGTTTGTCCTGATTATGAATCACCAGCCGGCGAAGCTCTGCTTAAGTGTTTTTCTGGTGAACTTTGTCTGGAATACATTGGGAGTCCTTCAAAGCGCTCCACTCTTAAATTCATAAACATACTGAATATGTTTTCCTCATCGCtgatatgtgtttgtgtgtttctctgtgcaggCTCCCTTGGCTCAGCCAGAGTCTCCCACAGCCTCTGCAGGTGAGGATGTCCAGTCTCTAGCTGAGTCCATGGACTCTGACCGCGAGTCTGTCGGCAGCAACTCCAACGTCAACAGCGGCAAGCCCAGCAAGGAGaaggacaaagacaagcagcGCAAGGACAAGGACAAGAGCCGGGCTGATTCTGTAGCCAACAAACTAGGTAGCTTCAGCAAAACCTTGGGGATCAAGTTGAAGAAGAACATGGGAGGTCTGGGTGGCCTCGTGCACGGCAAAATGAACAAATCTAACTCTGGCTCAGGGCGCAACGGGGAGAACGGAGGggagaagacgaagaagaaggagTCCAAGGCAAACAAGGGAAGCAAGGAGGAGTCGGGCCAGTCGGCCAGCTCCACCTCTTCTGAGAAGGCCACAAGCCCCTCTCCTACAGATAGAGACAGACCCTCTAGCTCCTCCCCCACCGAGAGACAGGACAGTGCAGGGAAAGTCTTGGGGGACAAGACCCTGGAGAACTGGAAGTACAGCACCGATGTCAAGCTCAGCCTCAACATCCTGCGGGCTGCCATGCAGGGGGAGCGCAAGTTCATCTTCGCGGGCCTCCTCCTCACCAGCCATCGACACCAGTTCCACGAGGAGATGATCAGCTACTACCTGACCAACGCCCAGGAGCGCTTCAgccaggagcaggagcagaagaggaaggaagcCGAGAAGAAGCCCcccaccaccgccgccaccgccgccgaGGTGGCCGTGAAGAAGCCAGAGCACGAGAGTGTCTTCCAGAGGGAGAGATCGGACAGCTCGCCTCCGGAGAGCTGCTCTCCTGTCCTGCCCCACCATACCCACACCTACAACCACAACTCACAGCCCCCACTGGGTCTCAAGATGCAGGGCAGGAACAGTCCCACTCCTGTAGCTCCTCTTGCCTCTATCCCAGTCCCTCCTCTCACCCCGCCAATAGCCTCCCACCACGTCTCCCACCCAGCCCCAGCCCCTGCGCCTTACTCTTCCCCCAGTATTGGTGCTAAGAGACCTGGGCCCGTACCTGTGTCCGCCCACTACAGCCATACACCGCCCATCCAGAGGCACAGCGTGATTCACTTACAAGATGTCAACATGCAATCTTCCATCTTCCAGGATGACCCCTATAAGCCTGTGGTGGGCACCCTAAAGACATGTGCCACCTACCCCCAGCAGAACCGCTCGCTCTCGTCCCAGAGTTACAGCCCTGCTCGCCTGTCGGGGGTCCGCACTGTTAACACCATAGAGACGCTGTCCTACAACATGCCCGGCGAACACAAGTCCCACACCTACACCAACGGATTCGACGCGGGAGACATTCAGGACTGCCTGGAGTTTGCTGATGAGGACAACTCGTCTCACACCTGGCTCAACCAAGACAAAACCAAAGGGCGGAGCACTGGAAGCCCTTTGTACTGCTTTCAGCAGCGCCGCTGCAAGAGGGAGAACTGCTCCTTCTACGGCAGGCCAGAAACAGACAACTATTGCTCCTACTGCtacagagaggagctgaaacgcagggagagggagagcaaagtGCAGAGGCCTGCATAGCCATCACAGCCACTTCAGCCACATGTCAGCAAGGCCGCGGGAGACCTGAGGGAACTACACCATCTGCACTCTGCATTTAGAACAACATGGTGGCAAACATTTTCCTATTTTGTTGAAGAATGCTCTTGTATTCCTGTCACCCTTCCCTTGTTAGTAAAGATTCTTACTTTATGATGGGGGAAGCAGAACTTGAAACAGTGAGCAGCTTTGGCCAGAAATCGTgctattttgtttatttgggagttattttctgtctcattGAACTTAgtcttttacttgttttagAGTAAAAGTCATCTCTCTGTGATGTAAATTTTCTGTATGTTGAG
This sequence is a window from Acanthopagrus latus isolate v.2019 chromosome 8, fAcaLat1.1, whole genome shotgun sequence. Protein-coding genes within it:
- the otud7a gene encoding OTU domain-containing protein 7A, with protein sequence MTLDMDAVLSDFVRSTGAEPGLARDLLEGKNWDLSAALNDYEELRQVHTANLPQVFNEGRYYKQPETRDTPTHVSKIDRPCSQKQEDNAQEKRLSRGISHASSAIVSLARLQVANDCTSEQFPLEMPIYTFQLPDLSVYSEDFRSFIERDLIEQSTMMALEQAGRLNWWSTMCTSCKKLLPLATTGDGNCLLHAASLGMWGFHDRDLMLRKSLYTMMKSGAERDALKRRWRWQQTQQNKESGLVYTEEEWEREWNELLKLASSEPRTHLSKNGNTSGGVDNSEDPVYESLEEFHVFVLAHVLRRPIVVVADTMLRDSGGEAFAPIPFGGLYLPLEVPPSRCHCSPLVLAYDQAHFSALVSMEQRDQQREQAVIPLTDSEHKLLALHFAVDPGRDWEWGRDDNDNTKLANLILSLEAKLNLLHNYMNVTWIRIPSETRAPLAQPESPTASAGEDVQSLAESMDSDRESVGSNSNVNSGKPSKEKDKDKQRKDKDKSRADSVANKLGSFSKTLGIKLKKNMGGLGGLVHGKMNKSNSGSGRNGENGGEKTKKKESKANKGSKEESGQSASSTSSEKATSPSPTDRDRPSSSSPTERQDSAGKVLGDKTLENWKYSTDVKLSLNILRAAMQGERKFIFAGLLLTSHRHQFHEEMISYYLTNAQERFSQEQEQKRKEAEKKPPTTAATAAEVAVKKPEHESVFQRERSDSSPPESCSPVLPHHTHTYNHNSQPPLGLKMQGRNSPTPVAPLASIPVPPLTPPIASHHVSHPAPAPAPYSSPSIGAKRPGPVPVSAHYSHTPPIQRHSVIHLQDVNMQSSIFQDDPYKPVVGTLKTCATYPQQNRSLSSQSYSPARLSGVRTVNTIETLSYNMPGEHKSHTYTNGFDAGDIQDCLEFADEDNSSHTWLNQDKTKGRSTGSPLYCFQQRRCKRENCSFYGRPETDNYCSYCYREELKRRERESKVQRPA